A region of Anaerolineales bacterium DNA encodes the following proteins:
- a CDS encoding type II secretion system F family protein, with translation MPYKYLAYTPQGKQLEGILDVEKEDAAERILFERNLTIADLQEVRKRFDLSRWFPSLFGPKKRDVILFSRQLATLVDAGVALMSALRLLGEHVTNKSLSESIHEIEEDVRMGSSLSAAMEKHPLAFDNIYCRMVEVGQRTGNFGVILRQLAAYMEKAQATASKIRGAMAYPVGILMLAVVVAIIIINVTLPPLMGLFEEFGADLPWTTKLLLALVNAFTAYNVYLFVGASVIAVFLTWYVSTEEGRRRRDAVLLRLPILGRILVQGTVSRISRTMATLLQAGLPLPDVIELTRQTVGNVVISAALENVRQETLQGRTVSEPFSRIPYFPQMVSFMLRIGEETGTMDSHLETLADFYEDEADRSIKTMTSLLEPAMTVFVGLVVGFVAVSVIMPMYQLLGAIK, from the coding sequence ATGCCTTACAAATACCTGGCCTATACACCGCAGGGTAAACAGCTCGAAGGAATTCTCGACGTCGAGAAGGAAGATGCTGCGGAACGCATACTCTTCGAACGAAACCTGACCATCGCCGACTTGCAGGAGGTGCGCAAGCGCTTCGATCTCAGCCGCTGGTTTCCTTCTCTTTTCGGTCCCAAGAAGCGCGACGTGATTCTATTCTCACGCCAACTGGCAACCCTGGTCGATGCGGGCGTGGCATTGATGTCCGCCCTGCGGCTTCTTGGCGAACACGTGACGAACAAATCGCTGAGTGAGTCCATTCACGAAATCGAGGAAGACGTTCGCATGGGCAGCTCGCTGTCCGCTGCCATGGAGAAACACCCCCTGGCCTTCGACAACATCTACTGCCGCATGGTCGAGGTCGGTCAACGGACGGGGAATTTCGGCGTCATCCTGCGGCAGCTCGCCGCCTACATGGAGAAGGCGCAAGCTACGGCTTCGAAAATCCGCGGTGCCATGGCGTATCCCGTCGGCATTCTGATGCTGGCGGTCGTCGTGGCGATCATCATCATCAACGTCACCCTGCCGCCCCTGATGGGGTTGTTCGAGGAATTCGGCGCGGATTTACCCTGGACGACGAAATTGCTCCTGGCGCTGGTCAACGCATTCACGGCCTACAACGTTTATCTGTTCGTCGGCGCTTCGGTGATCGCCGTCTTCCTCACCTGGTACGTTTCGACGGAAGAAGGGCGCCGGCGCCGGGATGCAGTTTTGCTCAGGCTGCCGATTCTGGGCCGCATCCTCGTTCAGGGAACGGTATCGCGGATCAGCCGTACGATGGCCACGCTGCTGCAGGCCGGATTGCCCTTGCCCGACGTCATCGAGCTGACCCGACAGACCGTGGGTAATGTCGTCATCTCCGCAGCCCTGGAGAACGTGCGCCAGGAAACACTCCAAGGAAGGACGGTGTCGGAGCCGTTTTCGCGTATCCCCTATTTCCCCCAGATGGTTTCCTTCATGCTGCGTATCGGAGAAGAAACCGGAACGATGGACAGTCATCTGGAGACGCTGGCCGACTTTTACGAAGACGAAGCGGACAGATCGATCAAGACGATGACTTCTTTGTTGGAGCCGGCGATGACCGTTTTCGTCGGACTGGTCGTCGGATTCGTGGCCGTGTCGGTGATCATGCCCATGTATCAACTATTGGGGGCGATCAAATGA
- a CDS encoding GspE/PulE family protein encodes MAYQSSANNPLPSQSLGQVLIDSKLITAEQLGRAREMEKASGKRLGSILIDNGWVNPESLAMALSLHLSLPLIDLKRHLVQAEALKSIPEDIARKRHLVPLDIVDGALAVVMEDPTDIEAIEELTARSGRRVLPLVGVRADIHSAIDLNYRARDEIEKEIAEFAPSVDYALPEEMTLVSDEIDQDPVVRSVDLMLEQAYRDRASDIHIAPDRDGVKVRFRIDGAMREILSLPKGSHLPLLSRIKVLADINIAERRRPQDGQFARTFDGEEVFFRVATSDTTWGEMVVLRLLGRSDTILDLPGLGFLPAPLTSFNSMIRAPFGMVLVCGPTGSGKTTTLYAALNQLDRAELHILTIEDPVEYNFPGINQIQVNRAAGIVFASGLRGIMRLDPDVIMVGEIRDSETANTAVQAALTGHMVLSSIHANDAPGALIRLADLGVERYLLVSSVVGIVAQRLVRQICPHCRIEKEPTLQERAAYREAMGQELVSCYVGEGCNFCGQTGYLGRTGVFEVLTVGDSIRELLLRSASASEMKAEATQRGMIPMRRDGMLKVKQGVTTPSEVMKNVYTLG; translated from the coding sequence GGTGAATCCGGAAAGCCTGGCGATGGCGTTGAGCCTGCATTTGAGTTTGCCCCTGATTGACTTGAAGCGGCACCTCGTCCAGGCGGAGGCGCTGAAAAGCATCCCGGAGGACATCGCCCGGAAGCGTCATCTCGTCCCACTCGACATCGTCGACGGCGCGCTCGCGGTCGTCATGGAAGACCCTACGGATATCGAAGCGATCGAGGAGCTTACCGCACGCTCCGGGAGACGGGTTTTACCGCTAGTGGGTGTGCGTGCGGACATTCATTCTGCGATCGATCTCAACTATCGTGCCCGGGACGAGATCGAGAAAGAGATCGCAGAGTTTGCGCCTTCGGTCGATTACGCCCTGCCGGAGGAAATGACTCTGGTTTCGGACGAAATCGATCAGGACCCGGTCGTGCGATCTGTCGATTTGATGCTCGAGCAGGCTTACCGGGATCGGGCTTCGGACATTCACATTGCTCCGGATCGCGATGGGGTTAAAGTTCGATTCCGCATCGATGGGGCGATGCGCGAGATACTTTCGCTGCCCAAGGGCAGCCATTTGCCGCTCCTCTCGCGGATCAAAGTTCTGGCGGACATCAACATCGCTGAACGCAGACGTCCGCAGGATGGGCAATTCGCGCGCACGTTCGACGGCGAGGAAGTATTCTTCCGCGTAGCGACCAGCGATACGACGTGGGGTGAGATGGTCGTCCTTCGTCTCCTGGGGCGCTCGGACACGATCCTGGATTTGCCTGGACTCGGTTTTCTGCCGGCGCCGTTGACCAGTTTCAACAGCATGATTCGCGCACCTTTTGGTATGGTGCTGGTTTGCGGTCCGACGGGAAGCGGGAAAACGACCACACTCTACGCAGCACTCAATCAACTCGATCGCGCCGAACTTCATATTCTGACGATCGAGGATCCTGTGGAATACAACTTTCCGGGAATCAACCAGATCCAGGTCAACCGCGCTGCGGGAATCGTCTTCGCTTCCGGCTTGCGCGGCATCATGCGCCTGGACCCCGACGTGATCATGGTAGGTGAAATACGTGACAGCGAGACGGCGAACACGGCGGTGCAAGCCGCGTTGACGGGTCACATGGTGCTCTCCTCGATTCACGCCAACGATGCCCCGGGCGCTTTAATCCGATTGGCCGATCTCGGCGTCGAACGTTATCTGTTGGTATCGAGTGTGGTGGGAATCGTGGCGCAGCGTCTCGTGCGGCAGATCTGTCCGCACTGCCGCATTGAAAAAGAACCCACGCTTCAAGAGCGAGCTGCATACCGCGAGGCGATGGGACAAGAACTGGTGAGTTGCTACGTGGGAGAGGGCTGTAATTTTTGCGGCCAGACGGGTTATCTGGGCCGAACCGGCGTTTTCGAAGTTCTGACGGTGGGCGATTCGATTCGCGAACTGCTGCTGCGTTCAGCGAGCGCCTCTGAAATGAAGGCCGAAGCGACGCAGCGCGGGATGATCCCCATGCGGCGCGACGGGATGCTGAAGGTCAAACAGGGTGTGACCACTCCGAGTGAGGTCATGAAGAATGTTTATACGTTGGGATGA